In Methanosarcina siciliae T4/M, one genomic interval encodes:
- a CDS encoding prenyltransferase → MKETLKAYLDLTRAHFFPAWPLVFCSGLVLAFANYGGFSWALILKASLIGLLGFEAGFVLNDYVDRNRDKLDVENTMTRYWRLFKERPIPSGKISSKNAFWLFILLAGVTSALIFTLPYPNSLCVFAIMLYSYGIEVFYQVKKRNQKYPVAQLLGRTDFTLFPAAGYLCYGQPDMTVLLYMVFFYPWTMAHLGLNDFIDLENDRARGMKSIAVLYGSKGAMYWVTGFTVLHFLASVFFLRELGTIALYGFLAAFVLLAGSNLYLWKEKSPGAGMKILPVYHGTLVIYAVSIILDFIY, encoded by the coding sequence ATGAAAGAAACCCTGAAAGCTTACCTCGATCTCACCCGTGCTCACTTTTTTCCTGCCTGGCCCCTTGTTTTCTGTTCCGGGCTGGTGCTCGCTTTTGCTAATTACGGCGGCTTTTCCTGGGCTTTAATTCTCAAAGCTTCACTGATAGGCCTGCTGGGGTTTGAAGCCGGCTTCGTGCTCAATGACTATGTGGACAGGAACAGGGATAAGCTTGATGTGGAAAATACCATGACAAGGTACTGGAGACTTTTTAAAGAGAGGCCCATTCCTTCAGGCAAGATATCTTCAAAAAATGCTTTCTGGCTGTTTATCCTGCTTGCTGGGGTTACTTCAGCCCTGATCTTCACCCTTCCCTACCCGAATTCCCTCTGCGTCTTTGCTATCATGCTGTACTCTTATGGTATAGAGGTATTTTACCAGGTGAAAAAAAGAAACCAGAAGTACCCGGTTGCCCAGCTTCTGGGCAGGACTGACTTCACCCTCTTTCCGGCAGCGGGTTATCTCTGCTACGGGCAGCCGGATATGACCGTGCTTCTCTATATGGTTTTCTTCTACCCCTGGACGATGGCTCACCTCGGGTTAAACGACTTTATCGACCTGGAAAACGACCGGGCAAGGGGCATGAAATCGATAGCCGTCCTTTACGGCTCAAAAGGAGCTATGTACTGGGTTACAGGCTTTACGGTCCTGCATTTCCTGGCATCCGTTTTTTTTCTCAGAGAACTCGGGACTATTGCGCTTTATGGCTTTCTTGCGGCTTTTGTACTCCTCGCAGGGTCAAACCTTTACCTGTGGAAAGAAAAAAGTCCGGGTGCCGGCATGAAGATACTGCCTGTTTACCACGGGACTCTGGTTATCTATGCGGTTTCTATTATTCTTGATTTCATATATTGA
- a CDS encoding polysaccharide deacetylase family protein, with amino-acid sequence MKNITITVDVEEDCPPMLTSTRGMEKGLPKLLDLFKKERIKATFFVTGEMAEQYPDLIRRIPEEGHELGCHGYTHARFDRMGKEEAKIALKQAGNMLRQFEKRVISFRAPNLRFPESYLELLEEEGFRYDSSLAAYKPPFFQKIKMEGKIIRIPATITSSFLRLPQDIFIPVLRRITAPVIFVHPWEFVDMSGMPVRPDCKFNTGEKALENLKALIHASKVENCLFLTLEERASLEKL; translated from the coding sequence ATGAAAAACATCACCATAACAGTTGATGTTGAAGAAGACTGCCCACCCATGCTTACAAGTACAAGGGGTATGGAAAAAGGCCTTCCGAAACTACTGGATCTCTTCAAAAAAGAAAGGATAAAAGCCACCTTTTTCGTGACAGGAGAGATGGCAGAGCAGTATCCGGATCTCATCCGCCGGATCCCGGAAGAGGGGCATGAGCTGGGCTGTCACGGATATACCCATGCCCGTTTTGACCGCATGGGAAAGGAAGAGGCAAAAATTGCCCTGAAGCAGGCGGGAAATATGCTCAGGCAGTTTGAAAAGCGGGTGATTTCCTTCAGGGCTCCAAACCTTCGGTTCCCCGAAAGCTATCTTGAACTTCTGGAAGAAGAGGGCTTTCGGTACGACTCCTCCCTTGCGGCTTACAAGCCTCCCTTTTTCCAAAAAATAAAGATGGAAGGCAAAATAATCAGGATTCCGGCAACGATTACCTCCTCTTTTCTAAGACTACCCCAGGATATTTTTATCCCGGTACTCAGGCGTATAACAGCTCCTGTGATTTTTGTCCATCCCTGGGAATTTGTGGACATGTCCGGAATGCCTGTACGTCCGGACTGCAAGTTCAATACCGGAGAAAAAGCCCTTGAAAACCTTAAGGCTCTGATACATGCTTCTAAAGTTGAAAACTGTCTTTTTTTAACTCTGGAAGAAAGAGCATCACTTGAAAAATTATGA
- a CDS encoding radical SAM protein: MLGKEYKKFNELSLFSPPPVLRGYMYGAQEAYKARDSNRLLAIRLETNTSCNLHCRYCYAQSGEDSVKIADFNVLKRIISEAKELGIRSVVVIGGGEPTLYPKFRELIAYIDSLGIVPMLFSNTILMTDELAGFLYEHNASVMGKLDSLKPEVQDYLAGREGVFEDIKNGLGNLLKAGFSKPAEPGKLRLGVSFVSNKLNLEEIEEIWHFCRQNNIFPNMEILTPTGRANDELEDQLLTADEIKEYKLRLLEIDRKHYGYDWLPYTPITASGCLQHLYSLYISIEGNVRPCAPTKLDEHPALRVNGEYPYNVKRMNLREIYDSELFTYVRNIDKMLEGRCGNCEYIKECIGCRGYAYSVGINNGAGPLEALRMECQQCFKE; encoded by the coding sequence ATGTTGGGGAAAGAGTATAAGAAATTCAATGAGTTAAGCCTGTTTTCTCCTCCACCTGTCCTGAGGGGATACATGTACGGGGCGCAGGAAGCTTATAAAGCGAGGGATTCAAACAGGCTTTTAGCCATACGGCTTGAAACGAACACCTCATGTAACCTCCACTGTCGCTACTGCTATGCGCAGAGCGGGGAGGACTCGGTAAAAATAGCGGACTTTAATGTCCTTAAACGCATAATATCCGAAGCAAAAGAACTCGGGATCAGGTCTGTGGTTGTGATCGGGGGAGGAGAGCCGACTCTGTACCCGAAATTTAGAGAATTGATTGCCTATATTGATTCCCTTGGAATCGTTCCGATGCTGTTTTCGAACACAATTTTAATGACAGATGAGCTTGCAGGCTTCCTGTACGAACACAACGCCTCTGTTATGGGAAAGCTCGATTCCCTCAAGCCTGAGGTCCAGGACTATCTGGCAGGTAGGGAAGGGGTTTTTGAGGATATAAAAAACGGGCTTGGAAACCTCCTGAAAGCAGGTTTCTCAAAACCCGCAGAGCCCGGAAAACTCCGCCTTGGAGTCTCTTTTGTGAGCAATAAGCTGAACCTTGAAGAGATTGAGGAGATCTGGCATTTCTGCCGGCAGAACAATATTTTTCCAAATATGGAGATCCTTACGCCGACAGGCAGGGCAAATGACGAACTTGAAGATCAGCTGCTCACAGCCGATGAAATAAAAGAGTACAAGCTGAGACTCCTTGAGATAGACAGGAAACATTACGGGTATGACTGGCTGCCCTATACCCCTATCACTGCAAGCGGCTGCCTTCAGCACCTTTACAGCCTGTACATCAGTATAGAAGGGAATGTCAGGCCCTGTGCGCCTACGAAACTGGACGAACATCCGGCACTCAGGGTTAACGGGGAATATCCCTATAACGTAAAAAGGATGAACCTGAGGGAGATCTATGACTCCGAGCTCTTCACATATGTAAGGAATATAGACAAAATGCTTGAAGGCAGGTGCGGGAACTGCGAATACATCAAAGAATGCATAGGCTGCCGTGGGTATGCCTACAGCGTCGGGATAAATAACGGAGCCGGGCCGCTTGAAGCCCTGAGGATGGAATGCCAGCAGTGCTTCAAAGAATGA
- a CDS encoding dimethylarginine dimethylaminohydrolase family protein has translation MGCQIEKLKEEKKTGSSIAYGCDELGKLKSVLVHTPGDELNLVNESNYEHWLYDEVPDISGYVEEHRQYQGLLESNGVRVYELSDHVDENRELIRKMPNLTFLHDTAVISGKGALLSKMRPPARENEEVVVKEALNNLGIPILSEFNGSKGFFEGCLLLSKDTIFVADTERHTYPFILEFISNILTEFEEVIYTRIPKARRYMHPDTVFNRIREDLALAYLPAFEETCLFTEDSSERIDFKAYMQEKGMEIVPVSDSEQNRLACSFVPLESGTIIHYDTSLDRDTKKDLAGEGVEIIPFHPEALLAGGGSLRCHTLRLCRRKK, from the coding sequence ATGGGTTGCCAGATAGAAAAATTGAAGGAGGAGAAAAAAACCGGATCAAGTATTGCTTACGGCTGCGATGAACTGGGGAAGCTGAAAAGCGTACTTGTACATACTCCGGGAGACGAACTCAACCTGGTTAACGAATCAAATTATGAACACTGGCTTTATGACGAGGTCCCTGATATCTCCGGATATGTTGAAGAACACAGGCAGTATCAGGGACTGCTGGAATCAAACGGGGTGAGGGTCTATGAGCTTTCAGACCATGTGGACGAAAACCGGGAACTGATCAGGAAGATGCCAAACCTTACTTTTCTGCACGATACTGCGGTAATCTCCGGAAAAGGCGCACTCCTTTCAAAAATGCGCCCGCCTGCAAGGGAAAACGAAGAGGTTGTCGTAAAGGAAGCCCTGAACAACCTGGGGATTCCCATACTCAGCGAATTCAACGGAAGCAAAGGGTTTTTTGAAGGCTGTCTCCTACTCTCAAAAGATACGATTTTTGTTGCGGATACGGAAAGGCACACCTATCCCTTTATCCTGGAATTTATTTCGAATATCCTTACCGAGTTTGAAGAGGTAATCTATACCCGCATCCCGAAAGCCAGGCGCTACATGCACCCCGATACCGTCTTCAACAGGATAAGGGAAGACCTGGCTCTTGCTTACCTGCCTGCCTTTGAAGAGACATGCCTGTTTACGGAAGATTCCAGCGAAAGGATCGATTTTAAAGCGTACATGCAGGAAAAAGGCATGGAAATTGTCCCTGTATCGGATTCCGAGCAAAACCGCCTTGCCTGTTCCTTTGTCCCCCTTGAGAGCGGAACTATCATCCACTATGACACTTCACTTGACCGGGACACAAAGAAAGACCTTGCAGGAGAAGGGGTTGAGATTATTCCATTCCATCCTGAGGCCCTGCTTGCGGGAGGAGGAAGCCTGCGCTGCCATACCCTGAGGCTCTGCAGGAGGAAAAAATAA
- a CDS encoding glycosyltransferase family 4 protein yields MEKHKIALISDWYFPKVGGIEYSIHALAKTLNQKGHEVHVITRSYSDIPEYNIRDGVAVIRIKSRPFPGQQRFLMPGAYKDLYRFLKEGNYDVINSHGLDSPLGMVALIAARKLGIPSVVTNHSLVGHTPLRLYLYLAGKLLVGNADAVIAVSSAVEKDTKLMTKKPVYMIFNGIESEESNPITPLPFDRKGKLVIVTVARMTKKKGVQNLIELASTFLKKYENLMFLMIGDGPLRINLEKKVEESGLSENFCFTGEVPRKTVLEYLEQADIFALPSSDEAFGISILEAISKNVPVVAMNHSGVSDIIKHGVNGYLANDLSEFETCVQDLIEKPALRAEFARKAGEGLANYDWNKIYEQTCRVYREVIYEKHHHNS; encoded by the coding sequence ATGGAAAAACACAAAATCGCGCTGATCAGCGATTGGTATTTTCCAAAGGTGGGGGGAATCGAATATTCCATACACGCCCTTGCAAAAACCCTGAATCAGAAGGGTCATGAAGTACATGTCATTACCAGAAGCTATTCGGATATCCCGGAATACAACATCAGGGACGGGGTTGCAGTAATCAGAATCAAGAGCAGACCCTTTCCCGGACAGCAACGATTCCTGATGCCAGGTGCATATAAAGATCTCTACCGGTTTCTTAAAGAAGGAAATTATGACGTTATTAACTCTCATGGGCTGGACTCCCCGCTCGGAATGGTAGCCCTTATCGCAGCCAGAAAACTCGGGATTCCCTCGGTAGTTACCAACCATTCCCTCGTAGGACATACGCCGCTTCGCCTTTATCTGTATCTTGCAGGAAAGCTACTTGTAGGAAATGCCGATGCTGTAATTGCTGTCAGTTCAGCAGTTGAAAAGGATACGAAACTGATGACAAAAAAACCCGTTTACATGATCTTCAACGGTATTGAATCTGAGGAAAGTAACCCCATAACCCCCCTCCCTTTTGATAGAAAAGGGAAACTTGTAATCGTAACGGTCGCCCGAATGACAAAAAAGAAAGGTGTCCAGAACCTCATAGAACTTGCATCTACCTTCCTTAAAAAGTATGAAAACCTGATGTTTCTGATGATCGGTGACGGCCCCCTTCGAATAAACCTGGAAAAAAAAGTGGAAGAATCCGGTTTGTCCGAAAACTTCTGCTTTACAGGAGAAGTGCCCCGGAAAACGGTACTGGAATATCTGGAACAGGCAGATATCTTTGCCCTTCCCTCCAGTGATGAGGCCTTTGGAATTTCGATTCTGGAAGCGATCTCAAAAAATGTCCCTGTTGTGGCAATGAACCATAGCGGAGTTTCAGATATTATTAAGCACGGAGTAAACGGTTACCTTGCAAACGACCTTTCGGAATTTGAAACCTGCGTTCAGGACCTGATAGAAAAACCGGCTTTAAGAGCCGAGTTTGCCCGAAAGGCTGGCGAAGGGCTTGCAAATTACGATTGGAACAAAATATATGAACAGACCTGCCGGGTATATAGAGAGGTCATTTATGAAAAACATCACCATAACAGTTGA
- a CDS encoding L-histidine N(alpha)-methyltransferase gives MNSTGKAILKQAPEQEEKIITISDKSPEEKLYESLEKYELPDYLLYTGSGGANNWLKLDESKTFPVARQLKVMLEENVASIVRFIPACMSLVSIGVGSGEKERILLEELIKKNQTEKQAFEPVSIRYYPVDINSRLVDLALEKVKDLPVERKGIVGSIEDMQLLKKHWHLPVLFCILGNTFCNYEPEFILRLVHENLEQGDLFFFDANLLPTQDSGEETQAARKSILGTYASRENVLFNIYPLLQYGMAPEDFDFEILLAQVDSRIGALCRTRKSLNILKDAEIRMGAKVVGFKEGDIIRMGFTYKYTYDQVLAFLDICGFDVLKALLSEDRTNVMILAKKRI, from the coding sequence GTGAACAGTACAGGAAAAGCAATATTGAAACAGGCTCCGGAACAAGAAGAAAAGATCATAACTATCAGTGATAAAAGTCCCGAAGAGAAGCTGTACGAGAGCCTCGAGAAATACGAACTGCCCGATTATCTCCTCTATACAGGTTCAGGAGGGGCAAATAACTGGTTGAAACTGGACGAATCAAAAACATTTCCTGTTGCCCGTCAGCTCAAAGTAATGCTTGAGGAGAATGTTGCTTCTATTGTCCGATTTATTCCTGCATGCATGAGCCTTGTGAGTATTGGGGTAGGAAGCGGGGAAAAAGAGAGAATTCTTCTCGAAGAGCTGATAAAGAAAAACCAGACTGAAAAACAGGCATTCGAACCTGTATCAATACGCTATTATCCTGTCGACATAAACAGCCGGCTTGTAGACCTCGCCCTTGAAAAGGTAAAGGATCTGCCGGTGGAAAGGAAAGGGATAGTCGGCTCTATCGAGGACATGCAGCTCCTGAAAAAACACTGGCACCTTCCGGTTCTGTTCTGCATTCTGGGGAACACCTTCTGCAATTACGAGCCTGAATTCATTCTCCGGCTAGTCCATGAAAACCTTGAGCAGGGGGACCTATTCTTCTTCGATGCCAACCTTCTCCCAACACAGGACTCAGGAGAAGAGACACAGGCTGCGAGGAAATCAATCCTGGGTACATATGCTTCAAGAGAAAACGTGCTATTCAATATATATCCCCTGCTTCAGTACGGAATGGCTCCCGAGGATTTCGATTTCGAGATTTTACTCGCACAGGTGGATTCCAGAATAGGGGCACTGTGCAGAACCCGGAAAAGCCTGAACATTCTGAAAGACGCCGAGATCAGGATGGGAGCAAAGGTCGTAGGCTTTAAGGAAGGAGACATCATCCGCATGGGCTTTACCTATAAATATACATATGACCAGGTTCTCGCTTTTCTGGACATCTGCGGGTTTGATGTCCTCAAGGCTCTCCTGAGTGAAGATAGAACAAATGTGATGATCCTGGCAAAAAAACGCATCTGA
- a CDS encoding cupredoxin domain-containing protein, whose protein sequence is MKTGGFKTKKHNKPIIFALLIVTILIMSTGMAAAKETKLVVRSADTSANKVVIYGTFTPETIEINAGEEVTWFNFKKPKTPMVLVSEDGLWEETKLYYGKAFSYTFEEPGTYVLTLKDNPEIKGTVKVSASELQEEDSENAGENATVENPLDTTEASSASNSGKSDEKNSDEKNVRNEEKMLIYSTAFSPETLEIEKGDTVTWVNLKRPKGASVLVSDDGLWEDATLYYGKAFSYTFEEAGTYTFSLGATQETRATIIVK, encoded by the coding sequence GTGAAAACTGGAGGTTTTAAGACGAAAAAACACAACAAACCCATAATTTTTGCCCTGCTGATAGTGACAATTCTTATCATGTCAACGGGTATGGCAGCGGCAAAAGAAACAAAACTGGTTGTAAGAAGTGCTGATACCTCTGCTAACAAAGTGGTTATTTACGGCACATTTACACCCGAAACAATCGAGATCAACGCCGGAGAGGAGGTAACCTGGTTTAACTTCAAGAAACCGAAAACTCCGATGGTGCTGGTAAGTGAAGACGGGCTGTGGGAAGAGACGAAACTGTACTACGGAAAAGCCTTTTCGTATACATTTGAAGAGCCAGGCACGTATGTCCTTACCCTCAAAGATAACCCGGAAATAAAAGGAACAGTAAAAGTATCCGCCTCCGAGCTACAGGAAGAGGACTCGGAAAACGCCGGTGAAAATGCCACTGTAGAAAATCCCCTGGATACGACAGAAGCATCCTCAGCTTCGAATTCAGGAAAAAGTGACGAAAAAAACAGTGATGAAAAAAATGTCCGGAATGAAGAAAAAATGTTGATTTACTCAACAGCGTTTTCTCCCGAAACCTTGGAAATAGAAAAAGGGGATACTGTTACCTGGGTCAACCTCAAAAGACCGAAGGGAGCCTCAGTACTTGTGAGTGACGACGGGCTATGGGAAGATGCAACCCTGTACTACGGAAAAGCCTTTTCGTACACATTTGAAGAAGCAGGAACTTACACCTTCAGCCTGGGTGCCACGCAGGAAACAAGAGCCACAATAATAGTAAAGTAA
- a CDS encoding SPL family radical SAM protein produces the protein MFEEIQVKNALNKIKETSSLKLPFRWDLNLYRGCEHGCNYCYAMYSHSYLEKRETSSSTGEAGYDFFRKIYVKTNIAEALEKKLEARSWKKELINIGGVCDSYQPAEARYCMMREVLKLMIEYKNPVTISTKSDLILRDFDLLEELAELTYVNVAVTVTTTDEKLSSLLEPLASSPEKRFSVLRAFKDTAATTGLHMMPILPFLTDSPENLEQVFSRAAECEVDYVLPGLLNLRGETRKHFFSFLACNFPELSVPYRRLYVEGGDYRTYKAELYGVLRNLMVKYHLSADYMKPIETGLSRPRQLKLTDF, from the coding sequence ATGTTTGAAGAAATTCAGGTTAAAAATGCATTGAACAAAATAAAGGAAACGAGCAGTCTCAAATTACCCTTCCGCTGGGACCTGAACCTTTACCGAGGGTGCGAACACGGCTGCAACTACTGTTATGCAATGTATTCGCACAGCTATCTGGAAAAAAGGGAAACGTCCTCATCTACAGGGGAAGCCGGATATGATTTTTTCCGAAAGATCTACGTAAAAACAAACATTGCAGAAGCCCTTGAAAAAAAGCTTGAAGCCCGGTCCTGGAAAAAAGAGTTAATCAACATAGGTGGGGTTTGTGACAGCTACCAGCCTGCCGAGGCAAGGTATTGCATGATGCGGGAAGTCCTTAAGCTGATGATCGAGTACAAAAACCCGGTTACTATCTCTACAAAATCGGACCTTATCCTCAGAGACTTCGACCTGCTTGAAGAACTTGCCGAACTGACATACGTAAATGTTGCGGTCACGGTCACCACGACAGATGAAAAGCTCAGTTCCCTGCTGGAACCTCTTGCTTCTTCGCCAGAAAAACGTTTTTCAGTCCTGAGGGCTTTCAAGGATACTGCTGCTACTACCGGGCTACACATGATGCCGATTCTCCCTTTTCTTACGGACAGCCCTGAAAATCTCGAGCAAGTTTTTTCCCGTGCAGCCGAATGTGAAGTCGATTATGTTCTTCCGGGCCTGCTTAATCTCAGGGGAGAAACCAGAAAGCATTTTTTCAGTTTTCTTGCCTGCAATTTTCCCGAACTTTCCGTTCCTTACCGCAGGTTGTATGTAGAAGGCGGGGATTACAGAACTTACAAAGCTGAACTTTACGGAGTGCTCAGGAATCTAATGGTGAAATACCACCTCTCAGCCGACTATATGAAACCTATTGAAACAGGGCTTTCTCGTCCCCGACAGCTTAAGCTTACTGATTTTTAA
- a CDS encoding carboxymuconolactone decarboxylase family protein, which produces MRMLEEFFPEFTQKLDEIDQLYAEKRMIDEKTYQFICFALSIKARSKPCVLKHFKGSLEAGATVKELSYIFALVMREAAGADDCWTHDVIGDWKEILKGNISCSCEK; this is translated from the coding sequence ATGAGAATGCTGGAAGAATTTTTCCCCGAATTCACCCAGAAGCTGGACGAGATTGACCAGCTCTATGCCGAAAAAAGGATGATTGACGAAAAGACCTATCAGTTCATCTGCTTTGCCCTCTCGATAAAAGCCAGGTCAAAACCCTGCGTCCTGAAGCACTTCAAAGGTTCCCTCGAAGCAGGAGCTACGGTCAAGGAACTCTCATATATCTTTGCCCTTGTCATGCGGGAAGCTGCAGGAGCCGACGACTGCTGGACCCATGACGTAATTGGCGACTGGAAAGAGATCCTGAAAGGCAACATTTCCTGTAGCTGCGAAAAATAA
- a CDS encoding MFS transporter, producing MRKYLSLTSKQLPGNFLLNSAINAVRGYRSKINGFSRNACLFLGYIFLISLSLGIYDVIFNLYILRLGFREDFLGLMLSLVSISTGFFSIPAAMFCDRAGRKNTLLLSGLLLLISFAVLYTTTSTLLLALFSILYGVSSSLKIVTAATFMVENSTSYERMHLFSMYYLLYTIGVMIGNLAGGVLPQVFINFFELDSAGSGAYQFSLYASLAAVLVSLLPLAFITNKNTKNQKNCLIKSTALFSTLFSTLRSGTIRKLVLVNGIIGIGWGLILPYFNVYFDVVLGASSKQIGVIFSISQLGMMFTLMFVPILTEGFGKVKVISLVQLVSIPFLLLFTSTSILTVAAIGYIMRTATMNMANPIMSNFNMEIVSEGQRATVNSLVWMSCYTFVGLSTYAGGLIMAHGYYTLPFYLTCGIYGVAALLYYVFFENTEKQQKMADLPF from the coding sequence ATGAGAAAGTATCTATCACTTACCAGCAAGCAACTTCCCGGCAATTTTCTCCTGAACTCAGCCATTAACGCTGTAAGAGGATACAGATCAAAGATTAATGGTTTCAGCCGGAATGCATGTTTGTTTCTGGGATACATTTTTCTCATCTCTTTAAGTCTGGGGATCTATGATGTGATATTTAATCTATATATCCTGAGGCTCGGATTCAGGGAAGATTTCCTGGGTCTTATGCTCTCACTTGTTTCCATATCCACAGGCTTCTTTTCAATTCCTGCAGCTATGTTCTGCGATAGGGCAGGTAGAAAAAATACTCTGTTATTGTCCGGTCTACTGCTCCTGATTTCTTTTGCGGTCCTGTACACTACCACATCAACCTTATTGCTGGCTTTGTTCAGTATCCTTTATGGAGTATCCTCTTCACTCAAAATTGTTACGGCGGCCACATTTATGGTTGAAAATTCCACGAGTTATGAAAGGATGCACTTGTTTTCGATGTATTATCTATTATATACCATAGGCGTCATGATCGGAAATTTGGCAGGGGGCGTTTTGCCACAGGTATTTATAAACTTTTTTGAACTCGATTCCGCAGGTTCTGGAGCCTACCAGTTCTCATTATATGCGTCTTTAGCCGCGGTACTGGTTTCCCTGTTACCTCTGGCATTTATAACAAATAAAAATACAAAGAATCAGAAAAACTGTCTGATTAAAAGTACGGCTCTTTTCTCCACCTTATTTTCTACTTTAAGGTCAGGAACGATCCGAAAATTAGTTCTGGTAAATGGGATAATAGGTATTGGATGGGGGCTAATTCTGCCTTATTTTAATGTTTATTTTGATGTTGTTCTTGGAGCAAGTTCTAAGCAAATAGGCGTTATCTTTTCAATTTCCCAGCTGGGGATGATGTTTACCCTCATGTTTGTTCCGATCCTTACTGAAGGGTTTGGAAAGGTAAAGGTCATATCCCTGGTGCAGCTTGTTTCCATTCCTTTCCTTTTACTCTTCACCTCCACATCCATACTTACGGTAGCTGCTATCGGATACATTATGAGGACAGCAACGATGAATATGGCAAATCCGATTATGAGCAATTTCAATATGGAGATTGTCAGTGAAGGTCAAAGGGCGACGGTGAACAGTCTTGTCTGGATGAGCTGCTATACTTTTGTAGGCCTGAGCACTTATGCAGGCGGTTTGATAATGGCTCACGGCTATTATACCCTTCCGTTCTATCTGACATGTGGAATCTATGGAGTGGCGGCGTTGCTTTATTATGTGTTTTTTGAGAACACGGAAAAACAGCAAAAAATGGCTGATTTGCCTTTCTAA
- a CDS encoding lysylphosphatidylglycerol synthase transmembrane domain-containing protein produces the protein MNLGVLRRSVAVILLLMTASILVYAHWTEITLLLEESLEESLEMLRQIQIRYFVLAFSVYLLSVYFFAIRWQKVLSSIGYDLKAADLFPIFFGAIFVNNFTPASRFGGEPLRIIWANRRFGIIHTHALITIVFERLVEAVPIALLFLYSLYFFPLTRNIFQSHRGMLSWSTALFLLLFLLGAGTGTWLFRKKLEPFLNRLHQNWEQLRKSFVPVLLLSCGVWALDIVRLEMVASALKLPIPLHIIATVSILYLVLGCLPITPGGLGIVEGGLVYLLLYFGLPLASAGSFVFLERFISYGLSSMIGFLYLSYYGGVTAWKNTKSR, from the coding sequence TTGAACCTGGGAGTCTTGAGACGAAGCGTTGCAGTTATCTTACTGCTTATGACAGCATCAATTCTTGTATATGCTCACTGGACAGAAATAACACTTCTTCTGGAGGAAAGCTTGGAGGAAAGCCTGGAGATGCTCCGGCAAATCCAGATCCGCTATTTTGTCCTGGCATTTTCAGTCTACCTTTTGAGTGTATATTTCTTTGCGATTCGCTGGCAAAAGGTGCTCTCTTCAATCGGGTACGATCTAAAAGCAGCAGATCTTTTTCCCATTTTCTTTGGAGCAATATTCGTAAATAACTTCACCCCGGCAAGCAGGTTTGGAGGAGAACCTCTCCGGATAATCTGGGCCAATCGACGCTTTGGAATCATCCATACTCATGCCCTCATAACAATCGTCTTCGAAAGGCTGGTCGAAGCAGTCCCTATTGCCCTGCTATTTCTTTATTCTCTTTATTTTTTCCCTCTCACCAGGAATATCTTCCAGTCCCATAGAGGTATGCTGTCATGGAGTACTGCCCTTTTCCTGCTTTTATTCCTCCTTGGAGCAGGGACAGGAACCTGGTTATTCCGAAAAAAACTTGAGCCCTTTCTGAACAGGCTTCATCAAAATTGGGAACAGCTACGTAAATCTTTTGTTCCTGTACTCCTGCTCTCATGTGGGGTCTGGGCTCTTGATATTGTGCGCCTTGAAATGGTTGCTTCAGCCCTGAAACTCCCCATCCCCCTGCATATTATAGCAACGGTTTCGATCCTTTACCTCGTACTCGGATGCCTCCCTATCACACCTGGAGGGCTTGGAATTGTCGAAGGAGGACTTGTCTACTTGCTCCTGTATTTCGGGCTTCCCCTTGCATCTGCCGGTAGTTTTGTGTTTCTTGAGCGTTTCATATCCTATGGGCTCAGCAGCATGATAGGGTTTCTGTACCTGTCCTACTACGGGGGGGTTACGGCATGGAAAAACACAAAATCGCGCTGA